GATTAAGGGAGGGGAAGTCTGAGCAGGTCTCGATAGCCCCCTCTCCCAACCCTCTCCCCTGCAGGGGAGAGGGCTTTTAGAAAGAAAAACATGACCAACTCAAAACTCTCCACTTTAATGCAGCGCGGCACAGACCTGCTGGGCAGCGAGACCGCGATCATGTGCGGGGCCATGTCGTGGGTTTCCGAGCGCAAACTCGTTAGCGCGATTTCCAATGCCGGTGGCTTTGGCGTTATTGCCTGCGGTGCAATGACCCCGGAATTGCTGGACACCGAGATTGCCGAAACCAAGAAGCTGACCAGCAAGCCCTTTGGCGTCAACCTGATCACCATGCACCCGGACCTGATGAAGCTCATAGAGATATGCGGCAATCATGATGTCAGCCATGTCGTGCTGGCTGGCGGTCTGCCACCCAAAGGCAGCCTCGAAGCGATCAAGGAAATCGGCGCGAAAGTCATCTGCTTCGCACCCGCCATGGCGCTGGCCAAGAAATTCATCCGCTCCGGCGTCGACGCCATTGTCATTGAAGGCATGGAAGCGGGCGGCCATATCGGGCCGGTGGCGACATCCGTTCTGGCACAGGAAATCCTGCCGCAAATTGCCGATCAGGTCCCGGTCTTTGTCGCGGGCGGCATTGGTACAGGCGACATGATTGGCGCTTATCTCGAAATGGGTGCCAGCGGCGTGCAACTCGGCACACGGTTTGTCTGCGCAAATGAATCCATTGCTCATCCGGATTTCAAAAAAGCCTTCATTCGCGGCAATGCCCGCGATGCCGTAACCAGCGTTCAGGTCGATCCTCGCTTGCCAGTGATTCCGGTGCGTGCGCTCAAAAATAAGGGCACCGAAGAATTTACCCGCAAACAGATTGAAGTGGCAAAGCTGCTCGATGCTGGTGAGATAGAAATGGGTGAAGCGCAATTGCAGATCGAACATTTCTGGGCCGGAGCGCTACGTAAGGCCGTAATTGATGGTGATGTTGAAAACGGCAGTGTCATGGCGGGACAATCGGTCGGCATGGTCAAGGCTGAAGAAAGCGTTGCGGATATTATCAAAACGCTGACCGAAGAAGCGGAAACGGCGCTTGCGCGCTAAGGCACTTTGAACAAACAAAACGCGCTCAGGGTGAGCGCAGCGATTCTGTTACGCCAATGTGCTCCACGGTTGATGCGAGCGCGAACCTATCTGTCTTGCTTAAATAACACAGCTTCGGCATAGTCGCCTCATGACAGAAGCCGTTACCACCCCCGATCCGCTGGCACAGATGGAGCAGGACAAGGCCAGGGCCTATAATCAGGGCCTGACGCCGCTCCATCCGCCACAAAAATCGCTGATCCGTCTGAACACCGTCATTATGGCCGCCATTTTAATTGCTGCTGCAACTGTTGCCGATTTCGCAGCCAGCAATGAATGGCCCGATATAAGCGGCATGATCATTGGCCCGGTCACGGCCATCATGTTGTTCCTGGTCATCCTGTTACCCGAACGCATCTATCGCCGCTGGGGTTATGACATGGGGGATGAACAATTACGGGTTTTGCGCGGATTTCTGTGGCGAACGGATACGATCGTACCGTTTAACCGCATCCAGCATATCGACGTTGCGCAAGGTCCGTTGCAGCGGATGTTCGGGCTTTCGACACTGATCGTCCATACCGCCGGCACACATAATAGTATCGTGACTTTGCCGGGCCTCAGCACGCCGGATGCCGAAGCGATGCGCGATACGATCAAGGGCCATATCCGCCAAGACATGATATGAATGATAGCCCTGTGACAGCAGAACCAATGCCACCGGACGCGGATGACGCCGACGGGGCGTCCTTTCGCCACCTGCATCCGCTCAGCATCATATTGAAATCGGTTTCTGCTATCGGCCAGAATTTGGTCGCCATAGCCGTGCTCTATTTCAGCGTTTTTGATCGGAATATCGTCTATACCGGTTTGGCCGCGATCGCCTTGCTGGCCGTCATCATCGGGATTACGGCACTGATCTGGTCGCGCTTCACCTATCATATCGGGCCCAAGGAAATCCGTATCAAAAGCGGCCTGATCAGCCGCAATAACCGGTCAATTCCCTTTGACCGAATTCAGGATGTCAGCCTGGAGCAGAAACTGGTCAGCCGGATATTGGGACTGGCGACCGTGAAACTGGAAACCGGTTCCGGCGGCGGCGAGGATGGCAAGCTTGATGCGCTCGCTTTGGCTGACGCCCAGGCATTCAGAGATGCGCTGCGAGACTATAAGTCCGGTGTTGCCGCCCAAGCGTCAGACTTAACCGGAGAACCTATTGAGCCTCAGGAATCGGAAGAGCGCCCCCCGATTTTTGCTATGGATAATCGGCGGATTTTCATTGCCGGCCTATTCAATTTTTCCTTCGTGCTGCTCGCCATATTGGCCGCTATTGCACAGAATCTTGACTTTCTGTTGCCCGATGAATTCTTCAATCCCTGGTATTGGGCGGAACAATTGTCCGAGCAGGATGTGGTCAACGGGCTCAGTTTCACGGCGCAAGTTGCAGGGGCTGTCGGCGCACTGTTTTCCCTTATCGCAGTGGGCCTGATCAGCGGCATCGTCCGCACCTTCATCCGGGAATATGGCTTTCGCTTGGATCGCGTCGACACCGGCCAACCCGGTTTCCGCCGCCGGCGCGGCCTGTTCACGCTCACCGATATGGTCATGCCAATCCACCGCGTGCAGGCGGCGATTTTACGAACCGGACCCGTGCGACAGCGTTTCGGCTGGTATCACCTGAAATTCCAGTCGCTCGCCAGTGAAGTGAGCGGAGAAAGCGACCACAGCGCAGCGCCCTGTGCACAGATGGAAGAAGCGGAGCCAATATTGGCCGAGACCAAAATTGCCAATGTCACGCCCGATCTCGAATTCCAGCGTGTCGATGCCGCGCTATGGTGGCGTGACGCCGTCATATTGACCATTGTCCTGGCCGCGGTCAGCGTGGGCAACGGTGTCTTTCTCCATCCTGGCTTTTATGCGCTGATATTGCTGGCCTTACCGATCATCGCGGTGATGGTGTTGAACTGGCGCCATCATCAATATGCAATCACCACGACACAGCTTTTTGTGCGAGCTGGATGGTGGCGGCGCAAGCTGACCATATTGCCGATCCGCAAGGTGCAGACAGTTGATATCAGCCAATCACCCTTGGATCACCCTCTTGATCTGGCCACCGTCACCATCGGTATTGCCGGTGGTTCAGCCATCGCTCCGCTCAAAATCAACGATATCCCGATGGAACGGGCCATGGCCCTGCGCGAACAGCTGATATAGCGGCACAGGTAAACATCGCGCTTGACAGCAGCCACCGAATATTCACGATAGTTACAAGAGATATTTTTTGCAGGAGGACTTCATGCGCCGGGGACGTTTCACACTATTGGTTTCACTATCGGCACTGGCGCTCAGCACACCGCTCCATGCGCAGGAAGGCGACAATCAGAAATCATCGCAGCTGCATCAGATTATTGACGAATATTGGGCCTATAATCTGGAACAATATCCCGAATTTGCGTCCTCACTGGGCGTCGACGATCCTGATGGCCGGGTCAGCGACTACAGCCTGGAGGGGGAAGACAAAAGAGTGGAGAAAGCCAAGAGCTGGCTAAGCCGGCTCGACGGGATTGATCAAAACAGCCTGTCCGAAGATGATAAAACCAATTTTGGTATTCTTCGCCGCAGCCTGGCCGAGCAAGTCGAGGCCAGCACTTATGGCCAGAGGACAATCAATTTCACCAATCGGGGTGGCTGGCATCAAAGCTTTGCGAGCATGCAAAACAACCTGCCCTTTCGCAACGCACAGGATTACCAGACCTATATCAACAGACTGAAAAAATATGGCACTGTTCACAAACAGTCGCTCTCGGTCGCCGATCAGGCGCTGAAAGGCGGTTATGTTCAGCCATGCGTTTCGATGGTCGGCTATGAAACCAGCATTTCCGGATTGATCAAAGAAGATCCCAAGGAATCACGCTTCTTTGATCCGTTTGAACGCACCAAACCTGAAAGCATTGATCAGGCGAGTTTTGACAAGCTCGCCGCAAGCGCCGCCGATACAATCAGCACGGTGATCAACCCGGCGCTGAAAGAACATCTCGACTGGTATAACACCCAATATGCGCCCAATTGCGCCAAAGAACCCGGTGTGTCGGCACAGCCCGGCGGCGACAAATATTATAATTTCCGCATTCGCCAGATGACGACCACCGAAAAGACAGCGGATGAGATTCACAATATCGGCCTGTCCGAGGTAGCCCGCATCCGCGCCGAGATGGTCGAGGTTGCTAAAAAGGCAGGGTTTGAGACGCGCGAGGCTTTCATTGAGGATCTGCGCACAAATCCCAAATATTATGCGAAGACGCCCGAAGAGCTGATGGAGAAAGTCGCCCGAGTTACGAAACTCATTGATGGCAAAATGCCTTCGATTATCGGCAAGCTTGCCCGCCTGCCCTATGGAATTAAGGAAATCCCAGCGGAAACAGCGGAAGGCACGACCACCGCTTATTATAATCCGGGATCACCGGACGTCGGCATTGCCGGTTTCTACTATGTCAACACGTCCAAGCTGGATCAGCGGCCCTTTTGGGAAATACCGGCGCTGAGTGTTCATGAAGCCGTGCCGGGCCACCATATGCAAATTGCGCTGCAGCAGGAGCTCGACATGCCCGACTTCCGCAAATATGGCGCGTTTTTTACCGCCTTTGTTGAAGGTTGGGGCCTCTATTCCGAACGACTGGGTATTGAGATGGGGCTCTATGATACGCCGGCAAAAGATATGGGCCGCCTATCCTATGAAATGTGGCGCGCCACACGGTTGGTGGTGGATACCGGTATCCATTCAAAGGGCTGGAGCAAGCAGCACGCGATTGATTTCATGACCGATAATACAGCCCTGAGCACCGCCAATATAGAGGCAGAAGTGAATCGTTACATCAGCTGGCCCGGCCAAGCACTGGCCTATAAAATGGGCGAGCTGAAAATCCGTGAACTGCGCACCAAGGCAACCGAGGAACTCGGCTCAAAATTTGACCTGCGCGAATTTCATGACGTGGTGCTCGGCCAAGGCGCCGTGCCGCTTGATATATTGGAAGCGCAAGTAAATCGCTGGATCGCGAGCAAGAAAGGCTAAGTTTCTAGTGCTCCGCACCTGATGCGAAGCACTATAGACTATTCGTCATCCGTAGGAACAGGCGGCGGTGTTTCGTCAGCGCCGGGCGGCACAGCCAACTCATTATCGGCGCGCGTCTCGGCCTTTTCTGCTTCCAAAGCCGCAGCGTCCTGTGCTTCCAGCCGCGCGCGCGCTTCGGCAGCGCCAGCTTCACGGGCTTCACGCTGCGCTTCAATTTCGCGCAGCCGTTCTTCGACCGCTTCGGCTTCCTCGTCGATCCGGGCGAGCCGTTTCTGGCGCTCTTCCTCGATCAAACGGCCCCAGTTGACGGTATCGTCCTGTGCTTTTTCAGCATAAGCCTGAGTCAACAAGCGCTGTGTACAACCGGTGAAACCGCCTGCGCCAGTAGGGGAACAGCTTTGTGTCCCACTTTTGCCAACATATTCATACGAGCGGACACGTTCCGCCCATGCGTCATTTTTCGGGTTATTGGGATCCGCCCGCAATGTTTCAGGAATCCGATAGCGTTCCGACTCATCCTTGCGTGCACATACGACAATCTCACCATCGGTGCTTTGCGGACAGGGATCATCACCATAAATCACGAGCTGATTGACCCGGTCGCCGCCTTCATCCTGCGCTAATGCGGGGGTTGCGATCATACCGGCTGCAAGCAGCAGTGGTGCGGAAAAAAGAGCGGTTTTAGTCATGAAATTCCTTTGCCAGCGACTGAATGAACCCGCGCTGAAGAGCAATAATCCAGTGAGAGCCGTTTGACCAACTAAATCCGCTTGGAGAGCCCTATCGCCACCTTGCACCCCAGCCGGATGGCTGCGCTTAACACAGGATAGCCCGGCGTCTCTTCGGCACCGGATTCTATCGCTGTCTGCTTATGCTCAAGCTCTTCTTCGCGAAACTCCGCAATCTTACTGAGCAGCTCGGGCTCATCTTCGGATTCCAGCTGTTCCATCTGTTCTTGATAGTGCAGGTCAATTTCGGTCTCGACGGCGGCTGTGCAAGCCATGGCAGCTCGCGGCCCCATGATCGCTGTGCCCGCGCCCAGCGCATAGCCAGCCACTTTCCAGAACGGCTGCAATATTGTGGGGCGAACATTGCGCTCGACAATCATCCGGTCAAACGCATCAAGATGGCGCTGCTCCTGCTCGGCCATATGATGGATCGCGCTGCTATCAGGAGCATCGTCACCCATGACTGCGAGCTGACCTTTATAGATTTGCGCCGCACCATATTCACCGGCCTGATTGACCCGGATCATCGAGGCGATATCCGGCTTTTCTTTGCCCAATGTTTCTTCAGCCATCACACGTCCTTTCGGCCCATTGCCATCAGGACCAAGATGAGGATCGCGCCGCCGACAGACAAGAGGAAATTATAACCCGCCAGGGAAATACCAAAAAGCGACCAGGGCGCGACATCGCAGCGCACAAGCGGCGCATTCATAATCGAATCCAGCATATCGCCGCCCGCCGGCACGGTGGTTGCGCAAGCCGTTATCCCTTCCCACCAGCCATATTCAACACCGGCATGAAAGCCGCCGATCAACCCGCTGATCAATATGCCTATTGCGGCAAGAAATATGAAAGAAGCTGGCCCCAACAATCCTGACCAGTTCCGCTGACCGGCAATGATGCCGCCCAGTGCGAAGAAAAAGGCAGCCCAATGCGGCCAGCGCTGCCACAGGCACATTTCGCAGGGATAAAGGCCAAAGACATATTGGCTGATCAAAGCCCCGCCGAGCAAAGAGCCGGGAATGATCAGAGACAGCCATAAGGCTGCACGAGAAAAGGCCATATCCGGCTTCCTAGTTTTTGGCGGTTACCGCTTTCGCTGACTTTTTGGCAGACGCCTTGTTCATCGCCACTTTCAGGCCTTCTGGCCCCAGTCGCCCGATAGTCTGCAAGGCATAGTGTAGTTGAAAATCTTCAATGCCTTCTTTTTCAAGCTCATCAGCCGTTTGCGTGAAACGTGGATCGTCCTTGGTGTCTTCTTCCAGCACATCATCTTCCAACTTCACTTCGTTGATGAGATGTTTGCGCAAATCAGATTCACGGAACCGCGGACGGGTCTTGTAGTCCGGGTCAGACAATTGCGGTACGATGATATCCGGCTCAATCCCGCCTTCCTGCACCGACTTGCCAGACGGCGTGTAATAGCGTGCTGTCGTCAAACGCAGCGCAGAGGTATTGGAGAGCGGCAACAATGTCTGCACTGACCCTTTACCAAAGCTGCGCTCACCCATCACCAGGCCGCGATGATGGTCCTGCAGCGCACCGGCCACAATTTCCGATGCCGAAGCCGAGCCCGCGTCGATCAGGACGATGACCGGCAGACCATTGGCCGCATCGCCGCCTTTCGCGAAGTAGCGCTCAATATCCGACTTGCCGCGACCACGTTGTGAGACGATCTCGCCGCGGGACAGGAATACGTCAGAAACACTGACCGCCTCATCGAGCAGCCCGCCCGGATTGGAACGCATATCCAGAACATAGCCCAGTGGTTTTCTGCCCAGTGATTTGTCAATGGCGACAATGGCCGCTTTCACATCCGCACCGGTATCGTTCGAGAAACTGGTAATGCTGATCACACCGACCTTGTCTTTCACTTCCCAGTTGACCGGTTTAAGATCAATGACAGCACGGTTCATCGAGACATCAAACGGTTTGTCCCGCCCTGGCCGGACGATGGTAAGTTTGATCGGGGAACCGGGCTTGCCGCGCATTTCTTCCACCGCTTCATCAAGCGATCCACCGTAGATCAGCGAACCATCAATATGCGTGATATAGTCGCCAGCCTTCACACCCGCCTTATCTGCCGGTGTGTCTTTGAACGGAGCGATGACCTTCACCGCACCATCTTCCATAGTCACAGAGAGACCAAGGCCGCCATAATTGCCATCTGTCTGCGTCCGCAAATTCTCAAAATCGCGTGCATCGAGAAAGCTGCTATGCGGATCGAGGCTGCCAAGCATGCCATTAATCGCGCCTTTGATCAGGTCTGCGTCATCCACTTGGTCGACATAATCCGTCCGTACCCGGTCAAATACGCTCATAAATTGTTCCATCTCGCGATAGGTATTCGCATCAACCGCGGAAATGGCAGAGGTGGTTGCTGGCAACAATGCAACGGTCAATACCAGAGCTGTGGCTTGCAAAAATGGCTTTTTCATAAGTGGAGTCCTGTGAATCTCAATAATCGCGAATATAGGCGCGAAACAGTGATAATGCCAAGGACCTTAACCAACTATGACGATACAGCGCTTTCCTACACTCTCTGCGCTGTGGTAATTTCAGCGTGGCTCTGTCTCAATTTTGCATATCAATCGGCGTCTGTCACGTTTCCAACTGGCACAGTTCAACACAGCGTTGCTCCTCAGAAAAACATCTGTGAACTGTGTGAACTTTGGAATCCGGAGCCGGACCCCAGCTGCAGCGATGGCACGACAAATCGCTGCGCCAAAAAGGCCCAATAGGACTGTGTAAATTTTGTGAACTTCGCCGGAAAAGCGCCAGTTAGGCGGCTTTATCGTCCGGCGTCAGTTCCAATGGTGGCGATTTTTTTGCCATATCCACGGTGGTCTTTGCCAGATTAGGCGACTTTGCGCTCTTATGCTTGAACTTGCCGTCGACATGACCGCCTTGCTCAATGGTGACATTTTCATAAGACACGTCGCCGCCAATGCGCGCGCTGGAGCTGATAACCAGATCGCCAGCTTCGATGGAGCCTTCTACTGCGCCCGACAGGCTGGCATTCTGAGCTACGATCGCGCCCTGAATCTTGCTGGATGGTCCCTGAACAAGCGACAGGCATCTGATGTCGCCAATGACTTCGCCGTCAATATGGAGGTCAACTTTGGCTTCGATATTGCCGGTGATTACAATGCCGTCTCCGATGATGGAGAAGCTTGATCCGTTGCTTGCACTGCTTCTAGCCACGGCTGGAGCCTGACTTTTCGGCACGCTTCTTTGGTGCGTTTGTTCGCTGTCTTGCGACGGCTTGGATTTTGAGAACATCTGTATTCGCCTCCAGAAATGGTCGGGGGTTCACCGCTTTGCCGTTCAGTCGCACTTCAAAATGAAGATGTGTACCAGTCGATCGTCCAGTGCTTCCCATAGCCCCCACTTGTAATCCTTGTTTCACTTTTTGACCAGTGGTCACATGAATTTTAGAAAGATGCGCATAGCGCGTCATCAGGCCATTGCCATGTGTAATTTCCACCGTTTTGCCATAGCCAGATTTCCATCCGGCATAGCTGATCGTACCACCTGCCGCTGACAGTATCGGCTGACCATGCGGTCCTTTGAAATCAATCCCACTGTGCATCGCGCCGCGGCCTGAAAATGGGTCGCGGCGATAGCCATAGCCGCTTGACATCATGCTGATGTCGGCTGGCATGGCCGATGGGATGGTCAGCAACGTACGCTCTAGCTGATCCATGCGCAGCAGCGCGTTATTCAGGCGCTCAAGCGTTGGGTGCAGTTCCTTTTCGTCCTCTCCAAAAAACGGAATATAAGGACCACCAACGGCCTCGTTCGACAGAGCAGCTAGTTTTTCGGGATTAAGCCCGAATTTGCGAATCGCGGCTTCGGCGCGGGCTGTACGTTTCATCGCCGCCGCCGTCAGCCTGTGTGCAAAGGCGATTTGGCGGGCTTCGAGCCGCGCAAGCTCTGCAGCTTCTGGAAAGGCCGCGCTAATTTTCTTTGTATTTTCAGAAAGTTGATTTTCTGTTTCGGTCAGACCTTCGGCTTCAGTGCCGGTTTCGTCGCCAATAAATTGCTGGGTTATCTGTTCGATTGCTTCCTGACGCTGGATCAAATCTTGGGCGACGCCATCGATCGATTTTTTATATTCAGCAACCCGGCTTTCGCTGCTGTTAACGGCAGCTTCTTTTTCCGCGAGCGCCATTCGCTCGCTCGTCACCGTCAATTGATTGATCGTCATCGCCAATGTGAACACTAGCCAAAGGCCAATGACGGCCGTGACGCCAATCGCAACGCGTTTTTGCAATTTGCCAGAAATGGTAAGGAACCGGACCTGTCCGTTAGCGCGCATAAAAAATTCGCGATCTGTGAACATATGATCCAAACGGGCAAACAGCCCTTCCTTGGTTTTGTGATTATGCATGACCCGATTACTCTTACTAATCCCCGAAGCCGCGCTAGCAGAGGGTCGTTAACGGGGCGAATCCTCCGGACACGAGTCGTGACGAGTCGAAACAGGTCTGCGGTGAGCTGCAAAATTAATGTAAAATTAACCGACGATAATGGTTTTTTTCGATTCGTTTGTGCGATTTATCACTTTCTCGGCAGTTTATTTTGACGTCAAATCGACTCCGATTTTTGCTTATATGAAAGGCATAGCCGTGCTAGCATGATCGGATGAGTGATCACCAGCAACTTATGACCGATATGGGCGAGCGAGCGCGCACCGCATTTGCCATCATGTCAGGTACAACAGATGCCCAGAAATCTGCGGCTTTGATCGCTGCAGCGGCGCAACTGCGCGCCAGCCAGAAGTCGATATTGGCCGCCAATGTTCAGGATATGAACCAAGGCCGGAAGAATGGCCTCAGCGACGCCATGCTCGACCGTTTGATGATTGATGAAGGGCGACTTGACGCCATTGCGTCAGCGGTGGAGCAAGTGGCAAAACTGGATGATCCGGTTGGCGCGGTTATCGACCGAAATCAGCGACCCAATGGTTTGATCATGGAGCGCGTACGCGTTCCCCTTGGCGTCATTGGGATCATTTATGAAAGCCGCCCCAATGTGACGGCAGATGCAGCGGCTTTGGGACTGCGGTCCGGCAATGCCGTCATTCTGCGCGGCGGGTCGGAAGCTATTGAAAGCAATCGCGCTATTCACAAGGCAATGGTTGCCGGTGTGGTGGAAGCGGGCTTGCCAGAAGATGCGATCCAATTGGTTCAAACCACAGATCGCGGAGCTGTAGGCGCAATGTTGAAAGCCTCTGGCCTTATCGACATCATCATTCCGCGCGGTGGTAAATCCCTGGTCGCTCGGGTGCAGGAAGAGGCCCGCGTGCCGGTCCTCGCGCATCTCGACGGCATTTGTCACACCTATATCGGCAAGGCAGCGGATCAGGACAAAGCCATTGCCATAGCGGTGAATGCGAAAATGCGGCGCACAGGTGTTTGTGGGGCAATGGAAACATTGCTGATTGATCAGGATTATCCTGCGCCCGGCCCTTTGTTAAGAGCGCTACTCGACGAAGGATGCGAAGTTCGGGGGGATGACGCGATCATGGAACTGGATCCCCGCACCGTCTCTGCTGAGACAGAGGATTGGAACACCGAGTATCTTGCTCCGATTGTATCTGCGCGCATGGTCAGTGGGATTGATGAGGCGCTGACCCATATTGCCGAACATGGTTCCCACCATACGGATGTGGTTGTGACCGAAGATGAGGCAGTGGCCAACCAGTTCATACAGCGCGCTGACAGTGCGATTGTCATGTGGAACGCCTCTAGCCAGTTTGCCGATGGCGGCGAATTTGGCCTCGGCGCCGAAATCGGTATTTCCACCGGCCGTCTGCACGCGCGCGGTCCTGTCGCGCTGGAAGGATTGACCACCTATAAATGGGTAGTGCGTGGAACCGGGCAGATTAGGCCTTGATGTTTGCAACCTTGGACTTCGGACAAAAGCTACTGGCTGTCGGAGGGATATTGAGCCTGATCGCCAGCCTTCTGCATATCGGCGTGATTATTGGCGGTCCGGATTGGTATAGACTTTTTGGGGCGGGTGAAGACTTGGCGCAATTGGCAGAACAGGGGTCATTTTATCCGGCCCTCATAACTATTGGGATTGCTGCTGTTCTGGCAATTTGGGGCTGGTTTGCATTTGCTGGAGCGGGTTTGGTTTGGCAACCGCCGCTCTTGCGAACCGGTTTGATCATTATAAGCGCCATATATCTGGCGCGCGGGCTGGTAATATTGCCGATGGCTCTATTTGTTCCTGAGAAGATCAATAGTTTCGCCATCTGGAGTTCGCTTATTGTCATGATTTATGGACTTTTTTATGCGGCAGGTACTTGGAAAACTTGGTCGTCGCTGTCATGAAAACCACTGGGCTTCTGGGCGGTTCTTTCAACCCTGCGCATGGCGCGCATCGATCAATTAGCCTGTTCGCGATGGAGGAATTGGCCCTCGATGAATTTTGGTGGCTTGTGTCGCCGGGTAATCCGTTGAAAGAGGGCTCAAAAGACATGGCACCGCTGCATGCGAGACTGGCATCAGCGCAAAAAATGACCCGGCGCAGCGCCATTAGGCCGACGGCTATCGAGCAGACGCTGGGTACGCGCTACACTTACGATACTCTTCGCGCGTTGGTTCGCCGCTATCCGAAACGGCAATTTGTGTGGATCATGGGAGCAGACAATCTGGCGCAATTTCACCGCTGGAAAGACTGGCGGAAAATAGCCCGTTTATTGCCGATTGCAGTTATTGCGCGTCCCGGCTAT
This DNA window, taken from Parasphingorhabdus litoris DSM 22379, encodes the following:
- a CDS encoding bactofilin family protein, yielding MARSSASNGSSFSIIGDGIVITGNIEAKVDLHIDGEVIGDIRCLSLVQGPSSKIQGAIVAQNASLSGAVEGSIEAGDLVISSSARIGGDVSYENVTIEQGGHVDGKFKHKSAKSPNLAKTTVDMAKKSPPLELTPDDKAA
- a CDS encoding NAD(P)H-dependent flavin oxidoreductase, translated to MTNSKLSTLMQRGTDLLGSETAIMCGAMSWVSERKLVSAISNAGGFGVIACGAMTPELLDTEIAETKKLTSKPFGVNLITMHPDLMKLIEICGNHDVSHVVLAGGLPPKGSLEAIKEIGAKVICFAPAMALAKKFIRSGVDAIVIEGMEAGGHIGPVATSVLAQEILPQIADQVPVFVAGGIGTGDMIGAYLEMGASGVQLGTRFVCANESIAHPDFKKAFIRGNARDAVTSVQVDPRLPVIPVRALKNKGTEEFTRKQIEVAKLLDAGEIEMGEAQLQIEHFWAGALRKAVIDGDVENGSVMAGQSVGMVKAEESVADIIKTLTEEAETALAR
- a CDS encoding PH domain-containing protein; protein product: MNDSPVTAEPMPPDADDADGASFRHLHPLSIILKSVSAIGQNLVAIAVLYFSVFDRNIVYTGLAAIALLAVIIGITALIWSRFTYHIGPKEIRIKSGLISRNNRSIPFDRIQDVSLEQKLVSRILGLATVKLETGSGGGEDGKLDALALADAQAFRDALRDYKSGVAAQASDLTGEPIEPQESEERPPIFAMDNRRIFIAGLFNFSFVLLAILAAIAQNLDFLLPDEFFNPWYWAEQLSEQDVVNGLSFTAQVAGAVGALFSLIAVGLISGIVRTFIREYGFRLDRVDTGQPGFRRRRGLFTLTDMVMPIHRVQAAILRTGPVRQRFGWYHLKFQSLASEVSGESDHSAAPCAQMEEAEPILAETKIANVTPDLEFQRVDAALWWRDAVILTIVLAAVSVGNGVFLHPGFYALILLALPIIAVMVLNWRHHQYAITTTQLFVRAGWWRRKLTILPIRKVQTVDISQSPLDHPLDLATVTIGIAGGSAIAPLKINDIPMERAMALREQLI
- a CDS encoding PH domain-containing protein, whose translation is MTEAVTTPDPLAQMEQDKARAYNQGLTPLHPPQKSLIRLNTVIMAAILIAAATVADFAASNEWPDISGMIIGPVTAIMLFLVILLPERIYRRWGYDMGDEQLRVLRGFLWRTDTIVPFNRIQHIDVAQGPLQRMFGLSTLIVHTAGTHNSIVTLPGLSTPDAEAMRDTIKGHIRQDMI
- a CDS encoding DUF885 domain-containing protein, which gives rise to MRRGRFTLLVSLSALALSTPLHAQEGDNQKSSQLHQIIDEYWAYNLEQYPEFASSLGVDDPDGRVSDYSLEGEDKRVEKAKSWLSRLDGIDQNSLSEDDKTNFGILRRSLAEQVEASTYGQRTINFTNRGGWHQSFASMQNNLPFRNAQDYQTYINRLKKYGTVHKQSLSVADQALKGGYVQPCVSMVGYETSISGLIKEDPKESRFFDPFERTKPESIDQASFDKLAASAADTISTVINPALKEHLDWYNTQYAPNCAKEPGVSAQPGGDKYYNFRIRQMTTTEKTADEIHNIGLSEVARIRAEMVEVAKKAGFETREAFIEDLRTNPKYYAKTPEELMEKVARVTKLIDGKMPSIIGKLARLPYGIKEIPAETAEGTTTAYYNPGSPDVGIAGFYYVNTSKLDQRPFWEIPALSVHEAVPGHHMQIALQQELDMPDFRKYGAFFTAFVEGWGLYSERLGIEMGLYDTPAKDMGRLSYEMWRATRLVVDTGIHSKGWSKQHAIDFMTDNTALSTANIEAEVNRYISWPGQALAYKMGELKIRELRTKATEELGSKFDLREFHDVVLGQGAVPLDILEAQVNRWIASKKG
- a CDS encoding demethoxyubiquinone hydroxylase family protein, which codes for MAEETLGKEKPDIASMIRVNQAGEYGAAQIYKGQLAVMGDDAPDSSAIHHMAEQEQRHLDAFDRMIVERNVRPTILQPFWKVAGYALGAGTAIMGPRAAMACTAAVETEIDLHYQEQMEQLESEDEPELLSKIAEFREEELEHKQTAIESGAEETPGYPVLSAAIRLGCKVAIGLSKRI
- a CDS encoding S41 family peptidase, yielding MKKPFLQATALVLTVALLPATTSAISAVDANTYREMEQFMSVFDRVRTDYVDQVDDADLIKGAINGMLGSLDPHSSFLDARDFENLRTQTDGNYGGLGLSVTMEDGAVKVIAPFKDTPADKAGVKAGDYITHIDGSLIYGGSLDEAVEEMRGKPGSPIKLTIVRPGRDKPFDVSMNRAVIDLKPVNWEVKDKVGVISITSFSNDTGADVKAAIVAIDKSLGRKPLGYVLDMRSNPGGLLDEAVSVSDVFLSRGEIVSQRGRGKSDIERYFAKGGDAANGLPVIVLIDAGSASASEIVAGALQDHHRGLVMGERSFGKGSVQTLLPLSNTSALRLTTARYYTPSGKSVQEGGIEPDIIVPQLSDPDYKTRPRFRESDLRKHLINEVKLEDDVLEEDTKDDPRFTQTADELEKEGIEDFQLHYALQTIGRLGPEGLKVAMNKASAKKSAKAVTAKN
- a CDS encoding M23 family metallopeptidase, which gives rise to MHNHKTKEGLFARLDHMFTDREFFMRANGQVRFLTISGKLQKRVAIGVTAVIGLWLVFTLAMTINQLTVTSERMALAEKEAAVNSSESRVAEYKKSIDGVAQDLIQRQEAIEQITQQFIGDETGTEAEGLTETENQLSENTKKISAAFPEAAELARLEARQIAFAHRLTAAAMKRTARAEAAIRKFGLNPEKLAALSNEAVGGPYIPFFGEDEKELHPTLERLNNALLRMDQLERTLLTIPSAMPADISMMSSGYGYRRDPFSGRGAMHSGIDFKGPHGQPILSAAGGTISYAGWKSGYGKTVEITHGNGLMTRYAHLSKIHVTTGQKVKQGLQVGAMGSTGRSTGTHLHFEVRLNGKAVNPRPFLEANTDVLKIQAVARQRTNAPKKRAEKSGSSRG
- a CDS encoding disulfide bond formation protein B; translation: MAFSRAALWLSLIIPGSLLGGALISQYVFGLYPCEMCLWQRWPHWAAFFFALGGIIAGQRNWSGLLGPASFIFLAAIGILISGLIGGFHAGVEYGWWEGITACATTVPAGGDMLDSIMNAPLVRCDVAPWSLFGISLAGYNFLLSVGGAILILVLMAMGRKDV